A window of the Labeo rohita strain BAU-BD-2019 chromosome 1, IGBB_LRoh.1.0, whole genome shotgun sequence genome harbors these coding sequences:
- the LOC127167866 gene encoding somatostatin receptor type 5 isoform X2: MPSPVARLHTDARSCPVVNSTDTAADRFKLHDVFRCFLHLSTLLVSSERSRMESLNQSGWAGPIPGDYNSSYGLGFSGTPVGNYTGNVSDQSMPFQANSTMVTAVISFTVFIVGLTGNTLAIYVVLRYAKMKTVTNIYILNLAVADELYILGLPFLTTQNVLSYWPFGSFLCRVVMTADSLNQFTSIFCLTVMSIDRYLAVVHPIRSTRWRRPRVAKAVSAAVWAFSFIVVLPVVIFSDVQDMFNSCNMSWPEPRDVWSTAFILYTATLGFFGPLLVICMCYLLIVVKVKSSGARAGFTKRRRSERKVTRMVVVIVVVFVLCWLPFYIINIVNLVFILPENSVMAGVYFFAVILSYANSCANPLLYGFLSDNFKQSFRKVLCVRKANGVEDGDPSVPRTEKTTTHDSVLMPRNNDFNGHVQGSQKVQASSN; encoded by the exons ATGCCATCACCTGTCGCAAGGCTGCACACTGATGCGAGAAGCTGTCCTGTGGTCAATTCAACAGATACTGCTGCTGATAGATTCAAACTGCACGATGTTTTCCggtgttttttacatttatcaaCTCTTCTCGTCTCCTCAGAGAG ATCCAGAATGGAGTCATTAAACCAATCCGGGTGGGCAGGGCCAATCCCAGGGGATTATAACTCATCATATGGACTGGGATTTTCAGGAACTCCAGTTGGGAATTACACTGGCAATGTATCAGATCAAAGCATGCCGTTTCAAGCGAACAGCACGATGGTTACCGCGGTCATATCATTCACCGTGTTCATTGTTGGACTCACTGGCAACACTCTGGCTATCTACGTGGTTTTGCGCTACGCTAAGATGAAAACAGTCACAAAcatctacattttaaatttggctgtggctgatgaGCTGTATATTTTGGGCCTCCCCTTCCTTACGACACAAAATGTACTTTCCTACTGGCCGTTCGGCTCGTTCCTGTGTCGTGTAGTCATGACGGCAGACTCACTAAATCAATTCACAAGCATCTTCTGTTTGACAGTGATGAGTATTGATCGCTATTTAGCTGTAGTGCATCCTATCCGCTCCACTAGGTGGCGCCGACCACGAGTAGCTAAAGCGGTTAGCGCAGCGGTGTGGGCATTTTCGTTCATCGTTGTCCTTCCCGTGGTGATATTCTCCGACGTCCAGGACATGTTTAACTCATGCAACATGAGTTGGCCGGAGCCGCGAGACGTTTGGTCAACGGCGTTCATACTTTACACCGCAACACTCGGATTCTTCGGCCCTCTGCTGGTCATCTGCATGTGTTACCTGCTCATCGTAGTCAAGGTGAAGTCGTCCGGAGCCCGGGCGGGATTTACAAAGCGCAGACGCTCCGAGCGGAAGGTGACCCGCATGGTGGTGGTGATCGTGGTGGTGTTCGTCCTCTGCTGGCTGCCGTTCTACATCATCAACATCGTAAACCTGGTGTTCATACTCCCGGAGAACAGCGTGATGGCAGGGGTGTATTTTTTCGCCGTCATCCTGTCGTACGCCAACAGCTGCGCTAATCCGCTGCTCTACGGGTTCCTGTCTGACAACTTCAAGCAGAGTTTCCGGAAGGTGCTGTGTGTGCGCAAGGCAAATGGTGTGGAAGATGGCGATCCCAGTGTGCCGCGGACGGAAAAAACAACGACCCACGACTCGGTCCTGATGCCTCGGAACAACGACTTTAATGGACATGTACAGGGCAGCCAG AAAGTCCAGGCCAGTTCTAATTGA
- the LOC127167866 gene encoding somatostatin receptor type 5 isoform X1: MPSPVARLHTDARSCPVVNSTDTAADRFKLHDVFRCFLHLSTLLVSSERSRMESLNQSGWAGPIPGDYNSSYGLGFSGTPVGNYTGNVSDQSMPFQANSTMVTAVISFTVFIVGLTGNTLAIYVVLRYAKMKTVTNIYILNLAVADELYILGLPFLTTQNVLSYWPFGSFLCRVVMTADSLNQFTSIFCLTVMSIDRYLAVVHPIRSTRWRRPRVAKAVSAAVWAFSFIVVLPVVIFSDVQDMFNSCNMSWPEPRDVWSTAFILYTATLGFFGPLLVICMCYLLIVVKVKSSGARAGFTKRRRSERKVTRMVVVIVVVFVLCWLPFYIINIVNLVFILPENSVMAGVYFFAVILSYANSCANPLLYGFLSDNFKQSFRKVLCVRKANGVEDGDPSVPRTEKTTTHDSVLMPRNNDFNGHVQGSQDLQLQSCMSTSEKPQPARPQIIGQSTL; encoded by the exons ATGCCATCACCTGTCGCAAGGCTGCACACTGATGCGAGAAGCTGTCCTGTGGTCAATTCAACAGATACTGCTGCTGATAGATTCAAACTGCACGATGTTTTCCggtgttttttacatttatcaaCTCTTCTCGTCTCCTCAGAGAG ATCCAGAATGGAGTCATTAAACCAATCCGGGTGGGCAGGGCCAATCCCAGGGGATTATAACTCATCATATGGACTGGGATTTTCAGGAACTCCAGTTGGGAATTACACTGGCAATGTATCAGATCAAAGCATGCCGTTTCAAGCGAACAGCACGATGGTTACCGCGGTCATATCATTCACCGTGTTCATTGTTGGACTCACTGGCAACACTCTGGCTATCTACGTGGTTTTGCGCTACGCTAAGATGAAAACAGTCACAAAcatctacattttaaatttggctgtggctgatgaGCTGTATATTTTGGGCCTCCCCTTCCTTACGACACAAAATGTACTTTCCTACTGGCCGTTCGGCTCGTTCCTGTGTCGTGTAGTCATGACGGCAGACTCACTAAATCAATTCACAAGCATCTTCTGTTTGACAGTGATGAGTATTGATCGCTATTTAGCTGTAGTGCATCCTATCCGCTCCACTAGGTGGCGCCGACCACGAGTAGCTAAAGCGGTTAGCGCAGCGGTGTGGGCATTTTCGTTCATCGTTGTCCTTCCCGTGGTGATATTCTCCGACGTCCAGGACATGTTTAACTCATGCAACATGAGTTGGCCGGAGCCGCGAGACGTTTGGTCAACGGCGTTCATACTTTACACCGCAACACTCGGATTCTTCGGCCCTCTGCTGGTCATCTGCATGTGTTACCTGCTCATCGTAGTCAAGGTGAAGTCGTCCGGAGCCCGGGCGGGATTTACAAAGCGCAGACGCTCCGAGCGGAAGGTGACCCGCATGGTGGTGGTGATCGTGGTGGTGTTCGTCCTCTGCTGGCTGCCGTTCTACATCATCAACATCGTAAACCTGGTGTTCATACTCCCGGAGAACAGCGTGATGGCAGGGGTGTATTTTTTCGCCGTCATCCTGTCGTACGCCAACAGCTGCGCTAATCCGCTGCTCTACGGGTTCCTGTCTGACAACTTCAAGCAGAGTTTCCGGAAGGTGCTGTGTGTGCGCAAGGCAAATGGTGTGGAAGATGGCGATCCCAGTGTGCCGCGGACGGAAAAAACAACGACCCACGACTCGGTCCTGATGCCTCGGAACAACGACTTTAATGGACATGTACAGGGCAGCCAG
- the LOC127167866 gene encoding somatostatin receptor type 5 isoform X3 has translation MLRSRMESLNQSGWAGPIPGDYNSSYGLGFSGTPVGNYTGNVSDQSMPFQANSTMVTAVISFTVFIVGLTGNTLAIYVVLRYAKMKTVTNIYILNLAVADELYILGLPFLTTQNVLSYWPFGSFLCRVVMTADSLNQFTSIFCLTVMSIDRYLAVVHPIRSTRWRRPRVAKAVSAAVWAFSFIVVLPVVIFSDVQDMFNSCNMSWPEPRDVWSTAFILYTATLGFFGPLLVICMCYLLIVVKVKSSGARAGFTKRRRSERKVTRMVVVIVVVFVLCWLPFYIINIVNLVFILPENSVMAGVYFFAVILSYANSCANPLLYGFLSDNFKQSFRKVLCVRKANGVEDGDPSVPRTEKTTTHDSVLMPRNNDFNGHVQGSQDLQLQSCMSTSEKPQPARPQIIGQSTL, from the exons ATGCTCAG ATCCAGAATGGAGTCATTAAACCAATCCGGGTGGGCAGGGCCAATCCCAGGGGATTATAACTCATCATATGGACTGGGATTTTCAGGAACTCCAGTTGGGAATTACACTGGCAATGTATCAGATCAAAGCATGCCGTTTCAAGCGAACAGCACGATGGTTACCGCGGTCATATCATTCACCGTGTTCATTGTTGGACTCACTGGCAACACTCTGGCTATCTACGTGGTTTTGCGCTACGCTAAGATGAAAACAGTCACAAAcatctacattttaaatttggctgtggctgatgaGCTGTATATTTTGGGCCTCCCCTTCCTTACGACACAAAATGTACTTTCCTACTGGCCGTTCGGCTCGTTCCTGTGTCGTGTAGTCATGACGGCAGACTCACTAAATCAATTCACAAGCATCTTCTGTTTGACAGTGATGAGTATTGATCGCTATTTAGCTGTAGTGCATCCTATCCGCTCCACTAGGTGGCGCCGACCACGAGTAGCTAAAGCGGTTAGCGCAGCGGTGTGGGCATTTTCGTTCATCGTTGTCCTTCCCGTGGTGATATTCTCCGACGTCCAGGACATGTTTAACTCATGCAACATGAGTTGGCCGGAGCCGCGAGACGTTTGGTCAACGGCGTTCATACTTTACACCGCAACACTCGGATTCTTCGGCCCTCTGCTGGTCATCTGCATGTGTTACCTGCTCATCGTAGTCAAGGTGAAGTCGTCCGGAGCCCGGGCGGGATTTACAAAGCGCAGACGCTCCGAGCGGAAGGTGACCCGCATGGTGGTGGTGATCGTGGTGGTGTTCGTCCTCTGCTGGCTGCCGTTCTACATCATCAACATCGTAAACCTGGTGTTCATACTCCCGGAGAACAGCGTGATGGCAGGGGTGTATTTTTTCGCCGTCATCCTGTCGTACGCCAACAGCTGCGCTAATCCGCTGCTCTACGGGTTCCTGTCTGACAACTTCAAGCAGAGTTTCCGGAAGGTGCTGTGTGTGCGCAAGGCAAATGGTGTGGAAGATGGCGATCCCAGTGTGCCGCGGACGGAAAAAACAACGACCCACGACTCGGTCCTGATGCCTCGGAACAACGACTTTAATGGACATGTACAGGGCAGCCAG